The following coding sequences lie in one Populus nigra chromosome 15, ddPopNigr1.1, whole genome shotgun sequence genomic window:
- the LOC133674303 gene encoding ethylene-responsive transcription factor ERF017-like, which translates to MVRPSSSSGQQSDRNHEPKYKGVRKRKWGKWVSEIRLPNSRERIWLGSYDTPLKAARAFDAALYCLRGSGAKFNFPDNPPDIVGGQSLSSQEIQEVAARFANEEPTSSSTAMRGESSEHVENDTSSSSDGGAGDTIDWSFLNLLDSSEGASDFGLYHGLDHMGGDYYPPPPPPSEYSISGDDHNGDEAYSQQSFLWNF; encoded by the coding sequence atggtaagACCATCATCGTCATCAGGGCAACAGTCTGATAGGAATCATGAGCCCAAGTACAAGGGTGTTAGAAAGAGAAAGTGGGGGAAGTGGGTGTCCGAAATCAGACTACCCAATAGTCGGGAGAGAATATGGTTAGGATCTTATGACACGCCCCTAAAAGCGGCGCGTGCATTCGACGCAGCCTTGTATTGTTTACGTGGTAGCGGTGCCAAGTTTAATTTCCCCGACAATCCACCGGACATTGTTGGTGGGCAGTCACTTAGTTCGCAAGAAATACAAGAAGTTGCTGCCAGGTTTGCTAATGAGGAGCCAACATCGTCGTCGACTGCTATGAGAGGTGAATCATCAGAACATGTGGAGAATGACACATCATCGTCGTCTGATGGTGGAGCTGGAGATACTATAGATTGGTCGTTTTTGAACTTGTTGGATTCTAGCGAGGGTGCTTCAGATTTTGGACTCTATCATGGGCTGGACCATATGGGTGGTGATTATTATCCACCACCACCGCCTCCGTCTGAATATAGCATCAGTGGGGATGATCACAATGGAGATGAAGCTTACTCTCAACAGTCATTTCTTTGGAACTTTTAA
- the LOC133673692 gene encoding uncharacterized protein LOC133673692 isoform X3, producing MTLQNSSSSSSSDKYSEQRSRLYDKMERDLDERGAAFLKHGETSQSLSLSDIFTLKDGSVTPVLKAANPPVRANVLYLSPEYSVPISDNVKNTFSSYFDKVWFQNSSVYHSSMFHASHHIEPVPATEDEIEAEVNAVKAVADSLCPLKIVLDRVVLTSTGVLLGCWQPPKKQLVPMLLITMVIVISKPLGMAPFLLLNSAEEILCWHGSCHHIQNGGSCPTYKMPRVISGTDPLAIRAKLKTALPHAPKKQLYDDAILHTSFARLLGHPKSPPMEPLDELRFFHELVAKLNDKIRGFEAVVSELWYVEEYDVLALALDGRMKVSRFKLGCSRT from the exons ATGACTCTCCAaaattcctcttcttcttcgtcttcag ATAAATATTCGGAGCAGCGTTCAAGGTTGTATGATAAAATGGAAAGGGATTTGGATGAGCGTGGAGCAGCTTTCCTCAAACACGGTGAAACTTCTCAGTCACTGTCGCTCTCGGATATTTTCACCCTTAAGGATGGATCTGTAACACCTGTGCTCAAG GCTGCAAACCCTCCTGTCCGGGCTAATGTTTTGTATCTTAGCCCAGAATACTCGGTGCCCATCTC GGACAATGTAAAGAATACATTTAGTTCATACTTTGATAAAG TTTGGTTTCAGAACTCTAGTGTATACCATTCTAGCATGTTTCATGCCTCACATCATATTGAACCTGTTCCTGCCACTGAAGATGAG ATCGAAGCTGAAGTAAATGCTGTCAAAGCTGTTGCAGACTCCCTCTGCCCCTTAAAAATTGTCTTGGATAGAGTGGTTTTGACTTCAACTGGCGTGCTTCTGGGATGCTGGCAG CCACCAAAGAAGCAGCTTGTTCCTATGCTTCTCATTACAATGGTGATTGTGATATCCAAGCCTCTTGGAATGGCCCCTTTTCTGCTCTTAAACAGTGCTGAAGAGATTCTATGTTGGCATGGAAGTTGTCATCACATTCAAAATGGTGGATCCTGCCCAACATACAAAATGCCGAGG GTGATCTCTGGAACAGATCCCTTAGCCATTCGGGCTAAACTGAAAACTGCACTTCCACATGCCCCAAAGAAGCAACTC TATGATGATGCTATTCTACACACATCATTTGCAAGGCTTTTGGGTCATCCTAAATCTCCTCCCAtg GAGCCTTTAGATGAACTCCGATTTTTCCATGAGCTTGTTGCCAAACTAAACGATAAAATCCGTGGATTTGAG GCAGTTGTTTCTGAACTCTGGTATGTGGAGGAATATGATGTGTTAGCGCTTGCTTTGGACGGAAGAATGAAGGTCAGCAGGTTCAAACTCGGTTGCAGCAGAACCTAA
- the LOC133673692 gene encoding uncharacterized protein LOC133673692 isoform X4, translating to MARAFAVGVGNWWSHSKTVILIWCICIFFYIFFFHMTLQNSSSSSSSDKYSEQRSRLYDKMERDLDERGAAFLKHGETSQSLSLSDIFTLKDGSVTPVLKAANPPVRANVLYLSPEYSVPISDNVKNTFSSYFDKVWFQNSSVYHSSMFHASHHIEPVPATEDEIEAEVNAVKAVADSLCPLKIVLDRVVLTSTGVLLGCWQVISGTDPLAIRAKLKTALPHAPKKQLYDDAILHTSFARLLGHPKSPPMEPLDELRFFHELVAKLNDKIRGFEAVVSELWYVEEYDVLALALDGRMKVSRFKLGCSRT from the exons ATGGCAAGGGCATTTGCAGTTGGTGTTGGGAATTGGTGGAGCCATTCCAAAACTGTGATTTTAATTTGGTGTATTTGCATCTTCTTCTACATCTTTTTCTTCCATATGACTCTCCAaaattcctcttcttcttcgtcttcag ATAAATATTCGGAGCAGCGTTCAAGGTTGTATGATAAAATGGAAAGGGATTTGGATGAGCGTGGAGCAGCTTTCCTCAAACACGGTGAAACTTCTCAGTCACTGTCGCTCTCGGATATTTTCACCCTTAAGGATGGATCTGTAACACCTGTGCTCAAG GCTGCAAACCCTCCTGTCCGGGCTAATGTTTTGTATCTTAGCCCAGAATACTCGGTGCCCATCTC GGACAATGTAAAGAATACATTTAGTTCATACTTTGATAAAG TTTGGTTTCAGAACTCTAGTGTATACCATTCTAGCATGTTTCATGCCTCACATCATATTGAACCTGTTCCTGCCACTGAAGATGAG ATCGAAGCTGAAGTAAATGCTGTCAAAGCTGTTGCAGACTCCCTCTGCCCCTTAAAAATTGTCTTGGATAGAGTGGTTTTGACTTCAACTGGCGTGCTTCTGGGATGCTGGCAG GTGATCTCTGGAACAGATCCCTTAGCCATTCGGGCTAAACTGAAAACTGCACTTCCACATGCCCCAAAGAAGCAACTC TATGATGATGCTATTCTACACACATCATTTGCAAGGCTTTTGGGTCATCCTAAATCTCCTCCCAtg GAGCCTTTAGATGAACTCCGATTTTTCCATGAGCTTGTTGCCAAACTAAACGATAAAATCCGTGGATTTGAG GCAGTTGTTTCTGAACTCTGGTATGTGGAGGAATATGATGTGTTAGCGCTTGCTTTGGACGGAAGAATGAAGGTCAGCAGGTTCAAACTCGGTTGCAGCAGAACCTAA
- the LOC133673692 gene encoding uncharacterized protein LOC133673692 isoform X1, giving the protein MARAFAVGVGNWWSHSKTVILIWCICIFFYIFFFHMTLQNSSSSSSSDKYSEQRSRLYDKMERDLDERGAAFLKHGETSQSLSLSDIFTLKDGSVTPVLKAANPPVRANVLYLSPEYSVPISDNVKNTFSSYFDKVWFQNSSVYHSSMFHASHHIEPVPATEDEIEAEVNAVKAVADSLCPLKIVLDRVVLTSTGVLLGCWQPPKKQLVPMLLITMVIVISKPLGMAPFLLLNSAEEILCWHGSCHHIQNGGSCPTYKMPRVISGTDPLAIRAKLKTALPHAPKKQLYDDAILHTSFARLLGHPKSPPMEPLDELRFFHELVAKLNDKIRGFEAVVSELWYVEEYDVLALALDGRMKVSRFKLGCSRT; this is encoded by the exons ATGGCAAGGGCATTTGCAGTTGGTGTTGGGAATTGGTGGAGCCATTCCAAAACTGTGATTTTAATTTGGTGTATTTGCATCTTCTTCTACATCTTTTTCTTCCATATGACTCTCCAaaattcctcttcttcttcgtcttcag ATAAATATTCGGAGCAGCGTTCAAGGTTGTATGATAAAATGGAAAGGGATTTGGATGAGCGTGGAGCAGCTTTCCTCAAACACGGTGAAACTTCTCAGTCACTGTCGCTCTCGGATATTTTCACCCTTAAGGATGGATCTGTAACACCTGTGCTCAAG GCTGCAAACCCTCCTGTCCGGGCTAATGTTTTGTATCTTAGCCCAGAATACTCGGTGCCCATCTC GGACAATGTAAAGAATACATTTAGTTCATACTTTGATAAAG TTTGGTTTCAGAACTCTAGTGTATACCATTCTAGCATGTTTCATGCCTCACATCATATTGAACCTGTTCCTGCCACTGAAGATGAG ATCGAAGCTGAAGTAAATGCTGTCAAAGCTGTTGCAGACTCCCTCTGCCCCTTAAAAATTGTCTTGGATAGAGTGGTTTTGACTTCAACTGGCGTGCTTCTGGGATGCTGGCAG CCACCAAAGAAGCAGCTTGTTCCTATGCTTCTCATTACAATGGTGATTGTGATATCCAAGCCTCTTGGAATGGCCCCTTTTCTGCTCTTAAACAGTGCTGAAGAGATTCTATGTTGGCATGGAAGTTGTCATCACATTCAAAATGGTGGATCCTGCCCAACATACAAAATGCCGAGG GTGATCTCTGGAACAGATCCCTTAGCCATTCGGGCTAAACTGAAAACTGCACTTCCACATGCCCCAAAGAAGCAACTC TATGATGATGCTATTCTACACACATCATTTGCAAGGCTTTTGGGTCATCCTAAATCTCCTCCCAtg GAGCCTTTAGATGAACTCCGATTTTTCCATGAGCTTGTTGCCAAACTAAACGATAAAATCCGTGGATTTGAG GCAGTTGTTTCTGAACTCTGGTATGTGGAGGAATATGATGTGTTAGCGCTTGCTTTGGACGGAAGAATGAAGGTCAGCAGGTTCAAACTCGGTTGCAGCAGAACCTAA
- the LOC133673692 gene encoding uncharacterized protein LOC133673692 isoform X2, with product MARAFAVGVGNWWSHSKTVILIWCICIFFYIFFFHMTLQNSSSSSSSDKYSEQRSRLYDKMERDLDERGAAFLKHGETSQSLSLSDIFTLKDGSVTPVLKAANPPVRANVLYLSPEYSVPISDNVKNTFSSYFDKVWFQNSSVYHSSMFHASHHIEPVPATEDEIEAEVNAVKAVADSLCPLKIVLDRVVLTSTGVLLGCWQPPKKQLVPMLLITMVIVISKPLGMAPFLLLNSAEEILCWHGSCHHIQNGGSCPTYKMPRVISGTDPLAIRAKLKTALPHAPKKQLYDDAILHTSFARLLGHPKSPPMEPLDELRFFHELVAKLNDKIRGFELFLNSGMWRNMMC from the exons ATGGCAAGGGCATTTGCAGTTGGTGTTGGGAATTGGTGGAGCCATTCCAAAACTGTGATTTTAATTTGGTGTATTTGCATCTTCTTCTACATCTTTTTCTTCCATATGACTCTCCAaaattcctcttcttcttcgtcttcag ATAAATATTCGGAGCAGCGTTCAAGGTTGTATGATAAAATGGAAAGGGATTTGGATGAGCGTGGAGCAGCTTTCCTCAAACACGGTGAAACTTCTCAGTCACTGTCGCTCTCGGATATTTTCACCCTTAAGGATGGATCTGTAACACCTGTGCTCAAG GCTGCAAACCCTCCTGTCCGGGCTAATGTTTTGTATCTTAGCCCAGAATACTCGGTGCCCATCTC GGACAATGTAAAGAATACATTTAGTTCATACTTTGATAAAG TTTGGTTTCAGAACTCTAGTGTATACCATTCTAGCATGTTTCATGCCTCACATCATATTGAACCTGTTCCTGCCACTGAAGATGAG ATCGAAGCTGAAGTAAATGCTGTCAAAGCTGTTGCAGACTCCCTCTGCCCCTTAAAAATTGTCTTGGATAGAGTGGTTTTGACTTCAACTGGCGTGCTTCTGGGATGCTGGCAG CCACCAAAGAAGCAGCTTGTTCCTATGCTTCTCATTACAATGGTGATTGTGATATCCAAGCCTCTTGGAATGGCCCCTTTTCTGCTCTTAAACAGTGCTGAAGAGATTCTATGTTGGCATGGAAGTTGTCATCACATTCAAAATGGTGGATCCTGCCCAACATACAAAATGCCGAGG GTGATCTCTGGAACAGATCCCTTAGCCATTCGGGCTAAACTGAAAACTGCACTTCCACATGCCCCAAAGAAGCAACTC TATGATGATGCTATTCTACACACATCATTTGCAAGGCTTTTGGGTCATCCTAAATCTCCTCCCAtg GAGCCTTTAGATGAACTCCGATTTTTCCATGAGCTTGTTGCCAAACTAAACGATAAAATCCGTGGATTTGAG TTGTTTCTGAACTCTGGTATGTGGAGGAATATGATGTGTTAG
- the LOC133673692 gene encoding uncharacterized protein LOC133673692 isoform X5, translating to MERDLDERGAAFLKHGETSQSLSLSDIFTLKDGSVTPVLKAANPPVRANVLYLSPEYSVPISDNVKNTFSSYFDKVWFQNSSVYHSSMFHASHHIEPVPATEDEIEAEVNAVKAVADSLCPLKIVLDRVVLTSTGVLLGCWQPPKKQLVPMLLITMVIVISKPLGMAPFLLLNSAEEILCWHGSCHHIQNGGSCPTYKMPRVISGTDPLAIRAKLKTALPHAPKKQLYDDAILHTSFARLLGHPKSPPMEPLDELRFFHELVAKLNDKIRGFEAVVSELWYVEEYDVLALALDGRMKVSRFKLGCSRT from the exons ATGGAAAGGGATTTGGATGAGCGTGGAGCAGCTTTCCTCAAACACGGTGAAACTTCTCAGTCACTGTCGCTCTCGGATATTTTCACCCTTAAGGATGGATCTGTAACACCTGTGCTCAAG GCTGCAAACCCTCCTGTCCGGGCTAATGTTTTGTATCTTAGCCCAGAATACTCGGTGCCCATCTC GGACAATGTAAAGAATACATTTAGTTCATACTTTGATAAAG TTTGGTTTCAGAACTCTAGTGTATACCATTCTAGCATGTTTCATGCCTCACATCATATTGAACCTGTTCCTGCCACTGAAGATGAG ATCGAAGCTGAAGTAAATGCTGTCAAAGCTGTTGCAGACTCCCTCTGCCCCTTAAAAATTGTCTTGGATAGAGTGGTTTTGACTTCAACTGGCGTGCTTCTGGGATGCTGGCAG CCACCAAAGAAGCAGCTTGTTCCTATGCTTCTCATTACAATGGTGATTGTGATATCCAAGCCTCTTGGAATGGCCCCTTTTCTGCTCTTAAACAGTGCTGAAGAGATTCTATGTTGGCATGGAAGTTGTCATCACATTCAAAATGGTGGATCCTGCCCAACATACAAAATGCCGAGG GTGATCTCTGGAACAGATCCCTTAGCCATTCGGGCTAAACTGAAAACTGCACTTCCACATGCCCCAAAGAAGCAACTC TATGATGATGCTATTCTACACACATCATTTGCAAGGCTTTTGGGTCATCCTAAATCTCCTCCCAtg GAGCCTTTAGATGAACTCCGATTTTTCCATGAGCTTGTTGCCAAACTAAACGATAAAATCCGTGGATTTGAG GCAGTTGTTTCTGAACTCTGGTATGTGGAGGAATATGATGTGTTAGCGCTTGCTTTGGACGGAAGAATGAAGGTCAGCAGGTTCAAACTCGGTTGCAGCAGAACCTAA